CCGTAACGCAATGTTGGCGTACGGAGTGGCGGGCAGTGAGCGCGGCATTATTGTGCCCTCTCATGGGAACATGGCGCTAGGCGCTGCCTACCAGGGCAGTACTCTAGGCGTCCCGGTAAATACCTATTTGTAAAACTAACAGGCTATACCTAGCTAAACCTAGGTAGCCTGACAGGTTGCATAAATTGTTGTTCTTTCAAATTGGATAATCATCAACGCCATTTCGCACTTAGCGGCTTATCCATGCTTGTGTAAACCATATCCTGATAATGTTTGTCTGAAATATGTTCTCAGTTTGCAAAATGCTTTGAAGACCGCTTTTTGTCTACACAATCGCAGGTGACGGTGGTGTTACCGGAGCGCACTccgccggcgcacgcgcagcgctGCTCCGAGCTCGGCGCCGATGTCGTGCTATGCGGGGACTCCCTCGACGACGCGATCACATACGCCAAGAAAGTGCACAGAGACAGCCGGCAAATATACATGGAGTAAGTAGTCACCTAATCTTACAAACTAGGATACTTCCTtcgcacagatagccgagtagttgaggtcactacgaggtgtgtatgtttgtgaaagccgccgcgacacaaggattacatttcTTACTGCTCCTTATTTAAGCCTCGTTTCTATCCTGCTTGTATGTAGAAGGAAGACAGATTTGAATTCGTTTCTCAAGCTGCTATATCATAGCATATTTTCAGGTCTGACGATCCTTTGGTGATGGCCGGCCTGGGCACGTTGGGGTTGGAGATCATCACGCAGCTGCCCGAAGCGGACGCGGTGATAGTCCCAGTGGGCTCCGGCGGGTTGCTGGCGAGCGTTCTCATCGCCTGCAAGAAACTTAAGTGCTCCTGTCTAGTTTATGTAAGCTATAACTTGCTGGTCAAGTCGGTCAGTATAACGAAAGTATTTGCCGTTGAGTGGCATCTCTCCTCGAACTATGGCTACCTTTACCACCactgcatgcatgtttcatataTGTAAGAAAACCTAATATCACCGACGATTCAGACATTAGGCTGGGGGGCCGATGTTTTCAAATTTCATCGACGAACTAAAAGGAAGCACAATATCTACTTGAAGTCGAATAGTTCCTGCCACCttaaatagatatattaaaaatggaGAAATAATTTTAGGGGGCGGAGTGCTCGAAGGTGCCAAAAATGATGAAAGCGCTGCAGGCAGGGTACCCAGTACCGGTGAACGTTGTCCCGAACCTGAGCGAAGGACTTAACACCTCTATTGTGGGGGTTAATGCCTTTGCCACACTCAAGGGAAGACTAGATAGGATGGTGAGTGTACTATGAAATTCCTAGTATATTTGGTCTGTATTAGAATTTTTGCTCATACTTGTGGTCCAGGCGCTAAGAGGGTTCGAGTGCTCTTATTTATATGTGCCTATTTATCCTACTTAACACAGTTATTATATCACTTgcaatataataactttcgtgggGTGGaatcataattaaaagaaaacggtttactctcgtCTATTCACTTAcgttcttaatcatgagataAAATTCGGTTAACTTGGCCATAAacctttgttaaaaaaataatggatgacTGTTCCAATCCTAAATTTCAGTTGTTAGTCGACGAAGTGTACATAGCGCGAGCCATGATATCGATGTTGGAGCGCGAGCGGCTGGTGGCGGACGGCGCCGGCGTGTGCGCCATCGCGGCTGTCATGCAAGGCCTCGCGCCAGAGCTCCGGGGAAAACGGTATTATTTATTGCCTACAAATGTTTCTACAACTATTTGTCTCCGGCGCGGCGGGGTTGTcagaaagggttaccgtggctccGGTACAGGAAGAGTAAAGGAAAGATCATGGTTGTGTTTTGGTCAGTCTGatactcccttccgctcaacccaagaCGGGAGGAGTAATTGAAATATGATAATTTCCTATCCGAAAAAAGGGCATCAGTGCTTCTTCCTTTACATTacgcacacaaaattttatcaaaatcggtcgagcaTGGTCGGTCGAGATGTATCTTCTAAAAAATGACAGCTGCAAATGCATAACTGCTAAAATGTTGGCTTACAATAAAAAACGCGTCAAAACCCGTATTAATTTATCACTTAATACATCATGAATTGTGCAGAGCGGTGTGCATAGTAAGCGGCGGCAACATCGACTCGGGCCGGCTGTCGCGCACGATCCAGCGCGGGCTGGGCTCGAGCGGGCGGCTCATGCGTTTCGCCGTGGCCGTGCCCGACCACCGAAGTGGGTTGGAGCACCTTGCCAAGGTCATATCAGACCAGAACGCCGTGCTCAAGAGCCTCGTCACCGAACAGATGTGGGTGCACAGCGATGTTACTACCACATGGGTAACCTATTCCcttttttattggaatatcTAGAAATGACAGCTAAATAGTAGTAATTGTAGTAGAGCTGTAGCCTTGGCAGTTATTCCATTACACATTTTAGGTATAAACTGTTTCACCAAAGCTTACTTAGTTTGGATgtgtattttagtatttttagttacacagatttatttttactttactagGCTAATGTGGTGGTGGAAACAACAAATGAGGATCATGCTACGAATTTCAAAGAAAAGGTGCGAGATGTGTATCCATCTGCTAGATTTGCAGTCGCTGACCTCGACGAAAAGCACAAAATTTCAGTCCGATGAAGATTAGTCTATTTGTCTGAGCTGTCTTTACATAAagtcaattattaaaaatcttaagtGTATAAGTTGCAAAGTGAAACTAAAATTGATGAGTGATGtgaattgtaaatgtaaaacaaggagtttaaagtaaaaactatgattttatggatttttttattttttacttatacatAATCTTATGCGACGGGGTCATCACCCTTGGTGGCCCTAGTGTAGATGACCTGTCCGTGGTGCTGGACTACTTGTTTGATTAAACCTGAAATAAACATTCTTCATTAGGAACACTGTGATATAACAACAgctagaataattatttagtattttggTTCAGactcaatatatcagtttgtAACTGTCATGGTTAATCCAGAAGAAAGAATCATCATATCAAAGTATAACATTTGCTCAATTatcacattttaataacaaaagaatttcaATGACTTGTAATTTGCTATAATTATATACAGATTAAAGATGACTTGAGACAGTAAATGCAACTATGGCCTAAAgggaaattataaataaaaataaataaatggaggCCTCAAATCCTGATTGAAACAAatcatcaataattattaagatgTAAAAGAACTAATAAGCTAATCAAGCAGCAgtattatcttattttcatAACATACAAATGCACATAATAAAGATTGATCAATAACATAACCAAACAACTATTACAAGTGCAGTCTTCAGCTGTTAATTTCACAAGTAACCTGACTCCTGAACAACAAATCATTAGACATATTGAACAACTTACCCTTCTCCCTGAGCTCAATGAGTGCTCTCCTGGCGAGGGATCCCCTGACCTTCAGCCTCTCAGAGACGACGGCGGGTGTGATCAGCTTGTACTGGGGCACTTCCTTGTACAGTTTCTCATATGTGGGCTTGTCGAACAACACCTGGTTGTTAAGCTTGTCACGAACTTTTCCTTTGGACCACTTCTgcaaagtcaaaaaaaaatatcaagaaatatcCACAAGTTTACTTTGAATCAAAAACTGCTAATAGATGCCATCAgcctcaatatatcagttttacTCTCACAGAATTCAAGCGGAAATGATAATCATATGGCAAAGTCAAAAAGcacatcaatttaaaaaggcTTGCTATTGTGTGACTTCTGTTATTTTACTGCTAAATCCCGCGTGCAGCAATACCttgtataagttatgattcttTATATATTCGATttacacacgcacacataaCCTCACTTTTGTAACAACTAAATGTTTACCTTCTTCTTGGCTTTACCGCCACCGGATCCTTCCTTCTTCTTCTGTGTTTTCTGGGGCTGCTTGGCCGAAGCCTTCGTGTCCTTCTTGGGCGGCTGAAATTATTAACCATTGTTGAAAACAAGCTTCGCCACGAGGTATCATACCAATTGCTAAAGTTTCTATATGCTTTTGATCACTAAGCATGtccgtaaattattttatgaaatttataacgatatattttaatttacaacaaatgattttatcaattaatcACGAAATAATTGGtgaaaatccaaaataattgAGGAGACAGCGCACTCACTCACCATTTTGAAACCGGAAAGAAGGTTGATGAATACTGTCTATGGATTTCAAGCGTTTTGACGTTTACGTTCAGAATTgtcatattacaaaaaaaccATGACTACATTTNNNNNNNNNNNNNNNNNNNNNNNNNNNNNNNNNNNNNNNNNNNNNNNNNNNNNNNNNNNNNNNNNNNNNNNNNNNNNNNNNNNNNNNNNNNNNNNNNNNNNNNNNNNNNNNNNNNNNNNNNNNNNNNNNNNNNNNNNNNNNNNNNNNNNNNNNNNNNNNNNNNNNNNNNNNNNNNNNNNNNNNNNNNNNNNNNNNNNNNNNNNNNNNNNNNNNNNNNNNNNNNNNNNNNNNNNNNNNNNNNNNNNNNNNNNNNNNNNNNNNNNNNNNNNNNNNNNNNNNNNNNNNNNNNNNNNNNNNNNNNNNNNNNNNNNNNNNNNNNNNNNNNNNNNNNNNNNNNNNNNNNNNNNNNNNNNNNNNNNNNNNNNNNNNNNNNNNNNNNNNNNNNNNNNNNNNNNNNNNNNNNNNNNNNNNNNNNNNNNNNNNNNNNNNNNNNNNNNNNNNNNNNNNNNNNNNNNNNNNNNNNNNNNNNNNNNNNNNNNNNNNNNNNNNNNNNNNNNNNNNNNNNNNNNNNNNNNNNNNNNNNNNNNNNNNNNNNNNNNNNNNNNNNNNNNNNNNNNNNNNNNNNNNNNNNNNNNNNNNNNNNNNNNNNNNNNNNNNNNNNNNNNNNNNNNNNNNNNNNNNNNNNNNNNNNNNNNNNNNNNNNNNNNNNNNNNNNNNNNNNNNNNNNNNNNNNNNNNNNNNNNNNNNNNNNNNNNNNNNNNNNNNNNNNNNNNNNNNNNNNNNNNNNNNNNNNNNNNNNNNNNNNNNNNNNNNNNNNNNNNNNNNNNNNNNNNNNNNNNNNNNNNNNNNNNNNNNNNNNNNNNNNNNNNNNNNNNNNNNNNNNNNNNNNNNNNNNNNNNNNNNNNNNNNNNNNNNNNNNNNNNNNNNNNNNNNNNNNNNNNNNNNNNNNNNNNNNNNNNNNNNNNNNNNNNNNNNNNNNNNNNNNNNNNNNNNNNNNNNNNNNNNNNNNNNNNNNNNNNNNNNNNNNNNNNNNNNNNNNNNNNNNNNNNNNNNNNNNNNNCATAAATACTGCCGCGACTATTTGACAAGACTAAATATTAACCAAAATAGAAACTCTAAACTGCTTCGATATACCAAAACTATTTCTTAATCAAGTAAACAATGCTtaggaaataaaacattaatatagaaacccaaataagtaataatttacagTTAACAAAGTTCACATTACACGAATTTCCAGTAAAAAcgttaattaacaacaataatccCAAGGCAATAACTTTTACTGCTGCGATCGCGGACCTAAGACTGATACCGTTTCGACTagttaacttaattataaaaacaactatCGTTGATAAAAAAAGTACGCTTTACAGTAACGCGTATCACACACGGTTTCCAGTCGGCTGGGTATGCTGCAACGCGACCTTGGCGCTGTTTTTCCGCTCTCTTTCAGCCAGCCCGAGGTCTATCGGAGCGTCTTACACCTTGTGCCACTATTTGAAACGTGACATTTTTACACATATATTATCCTATGATTTACATAAACGCGAGTTTTGATAATCCAACCGTGGTTGGTTACCCAACTTATAACCTAAATGGTTTTGTATTGGACCATGGTTACACGTGACACAACACATCCATGTACATCATATTTTCtgagttgtttttttcttgaagtatttttttaaatcaataaaatttcttatCACGTCTTACTCGAATTATAGGTCAACACAGACATACAATTGTATTATTATCCATATTATTATGAGAAGGTCAAAAAGTAGGTAAGCAATCTTCATTTTACTAAATAGGATGTTAGGTTTCAGTTATTAAAAGAAGGCTAGGAAACCTACGTTGATTTATACTGCCATAAATCACAACCCACCCAGAAGGTAAATTACTTGATCATTAATGAAACAATGATGCACTAAACAATGAAATACTGTCTGTTTACAATAGTAGTTTTACGAAAATCGATGAGTATTGCAAtcgttgctttatttttttaaatttacacacGAACATAAATGTCGAACTATATTGACGGTTGCAAAGTGATCACTGTCGAAATACATTGATAATAAAAGCAGCgatttaaaaaagcaacattttttttttaagtttcacgTTAATGTTAATATGGTACATGTAAAGTACTGTTTAAGAGTAGATTGTTCAACCGCCCCTACCACGggcgtgcgcgcgcgcagcccggCTCGCGCAGTCTTCGGCCGCCACGCTCTTACTCATCACTCGCATTATTCTTCTACGCACCACCTGAATGTTCAGTGTCTTCAACTATTCCAATAATTCCTTATCTCGATAAGTAATACAaatattgctgtatttttttaaaattaagttagtaatAAAAGTCGTTGTATATTTATTAGGATTCTCGTTTCTCTCGTGTCGGAGCTATCCCTTGGGATAAGTGGCAAGTGTCTCGAGTGTGTGTGACTCAGTATGGCGAGCTTGGATTCTGGTTAAGCTATGTTCTTACACCCGAGCTCCCGTTCTAGGGACTCCACCGAGCTGGACCCGGTCATGGTGTGGCGTGGTGAGTAACACCAActcttataaatattgaaaatattttacaatttatttataattgtttaccAGGTAGTTCTATCAGTTCGGGTAAAGAAGAGAAATTCAATCTGCCACTATCCAAAGCTCAGTAAAGTCTGAGTATAACATATTGGAACGTCTTCTTGAGCATTGCATTGGTGTTCAGTTCTTATTGATGTTTCTACAAGGTTTTAGCCCTCTAGTCTATAGTCGATTGCTAAACTTGTGTTTTTGAGCTCCTATGGTTATGGGAGGTGATGTGACGTATTGGTTGGCATGGCAGAGCATGGCAGCCTCGGCTGCCCTGCTTTTGGTTAAATTTCACGCGTCCTCGCGTCAACTCGAGCGTCGCAAACTAATGCAAGTGGGCCGACGAAGCTGAAGGTTAACGCACAAAAACACATCgtatatattcaatattttgcaaGTGCACTCGTATTAATAAACCGTGCGGGTATATGGTTAATGTTGTGCTGGTGCAATTTCGTGGCATCCGCGCTGTCGCAAGGGCCTGCGATCGCTCGCGGCGGCACATCCTCGCGTTGCGCACTCGCCGCTAATCGCCGGACGTACGCCTCGGAACAACGTTGCAAAATTTACACTTTAAACAATATGTCTAATGCACTGAAAAATTCATGGTAATTTGTAGTTGTCACAGCTACGAGTGACGATGCACTCGACTGAAAAGAAATCTGCAAGTGTGTAACACTTGTTTCCTTCTGTCTGATACGTACTGGGAAATATTGATGCCACTTAGGTTACACATAAGCTATTTGCAACGTAACACCTTGACAGGAGACGATACgcaaatcttaaaataatagtcTGTAAAAGCCCCGTTATTTCAATCATCCTTGTTAGCGCACGTTTACGAGTTGCAGACGCAATATATCGGGCGTGTTACGTGGCAACCatcataaatgatttatttcaataaagtgATATGGGCAGTAAACGAGGCGAGTGTGTCCTGCGAGTCGCACAGATTTATCAGGCTCGGCCCGCCCCGACACGATAGCCCTAACCCTACTCCACGGGCCATTcagctttattaaataaacattaattggtGTGATATAaagcttatatttaattaatataaaatatcatgCTTACACACATATTTGTGCGTAATAGCGGTGTAGTTAGCcgtagttaaaatataaaccgCGGTATTTACGACGCTTAATAACCATTCGCTAACAAATAATGCGGCTATCGCGTCGGATCGCTTTGAAGCAATTGTGCATCTGTAATGCAAGTATAACgcgttttatttatatcgttAAATGGagcaataaatacataacaaaatcACAAATACATCACGCCAATGACTATAAACAATTCAATGCTTTCAACGTCTTAACCTCAGAGCTCAACAAATCAATATGACAAAGTTTCAAAGTCACGAGTTCTGTTCTAGTCGCCGTTAAAGAGAAACCTCCACAATGGGCAGCGGAACAACTAATATCATTTACATCCACTATAACTGTCAATAGTTCTGAAGTGTCgacaagaaaaatattgagCTTTCTAAGATATCAATAAAGAGATACGTGTCGTTTCGAGCAGCCACATCCGGCCGCCATTGTGTTTCAACTGGCGTACTTCCGGTGCAACCCGATACACACTCCTGCGCACGTGCGCGAGCTTTTCAAATTTCGATCCACgaaaaatttcatacaaaagaCTATAACGTATAAGGgatgtaataaaatagaaaaaaaaactaagacaCTAAAATAGAGTCATTCAGTATAATTACACATCGTTATAAcgatttcactttatttttattgtgtctgCCATTCAGGCTTAATCATCAACATCTATTTGTATTAGCCTTTTTACTCAAGGCGTAATTTTATGGTTTCATTGAATAATCATTTGATACATAATTAATggtcgttttaaaattaaatgcttgtccaacactagttaaatacttataattcttgaaataaaataaaataacgtactGGTCATTGCCAGTAACTAATGTAATTATAGCCATCAACATTCTTTTTACCGCTTTACTAGCTTTTGAAGGCATTCTCAACATTTACTTAAATCGATACCCACCCTAATGTACCGAAGTGAATGCTCATTGTACAACTACAAAACACATGTAATCCCACCTTAGTACGCATTCAAGTGCCGGCAGGTaagaagttaataaaaaaatcagccCATAAG
The Trichoplusia ni isolate ovarian cell line Hi5 chromosome 23, tn1, whole genome shotgun sequence DNA segment above includes these coding regions:
- the LOC113504981 gene encoding 40S ribosomal protein S25 encodes the protein MPPKKDTKASAKQPQKTQKKKEGSGGGKAKKKKWSKGKVRDKLNNQVLFDKPTYEKLYKEVPQYKLITPAVVSERLKVRGSLARRALIELREKGLIKQVVQHHGQVIYTRATKGDDPVA